A stretch of DNA from Anopheles nili chromosome 2, idAnoNiliSN_F5_01, whole genome shotgun sequence:
TTCATGAAATCGGCTTTTATTCAACTTTTTCGATTGCCCGTGCAATCGCGTACGGGTTTTGCCAGCACGGGATGGACTGATGAAAAGTGCTGcctacaacaacagcaacaacaacgacaacaacaaaaaatccctcccgcaAACGACTGCCTGAATAGCGCGGAGTGGAatgagagcagaaaaaaaagagaactcCGCTGGCCAACACTCGAAATGGGAGCTAAATTTaggatcgaaaacaaaaacccactcgaGGGCCCTCGGTTTGATTCACTGACGCAATTGGAGCACTGAGCAGTTCGCAGTGCAATTcctcctttgtttttttttttttgctgcgccaTCTTGCGATTCGTTCACACTCCCATGCCCACCCGAAAATGGGATTTCGATTGGGTGCAGTTCATCGATGAGGCAAGTATTAGTTGCGGTGAATAGGTTTTCAGCTCGTACCCGACGggtttctctgtttttttccaAAGCACGAACCCTCTGTACGTTGATGAAAGCACACCGGGCATCGGATTGCAGCATGCGTTTGGTCCGTAGGCACGCGTAGTCGAGCGTGAAAATTCCATCGTCGAGGTGGACCGACAACGGACACGGAACGAACCGTGCGTGCCGTACCGGAAAGACGTCAATGGCCAGGGTGCATCCTGGCGTTCGCCGATTCCGGTTCCAAGCGACCGCAGCCAAACCGGAAACTGCCAACCGGCGCCCGGGTTTCGGTTGGAATTGTTCCGTTAGTGCCGCAGCGGTCAATCGTCCGTCGCTCTCGAAGATGCCATGGAAACCGCTGTAGCAAAACCACATTTTAAATCACAACCGTCTGCTGAACGGGCCGGCTTGGCCACTCGTCCGGACTCCCCATCAATTGATATtcacaaatttcaattaattacaCGCTTGACCCAATTTACACGCATCTTCACGCAGATTAATTCGGTGTCGAAACCGCCCCAGTCCGCCCGTGATGCTCCACCAGAAGGACCAGTTGGCTTATCGGCTCGGTTCACTCGGTGCACTCTGGTTGCCACCAGCCGATTAGACGACGTCTCGGTAGCCAGTGTCCTGGTTGCGGCTTCCAGCCCTAttgatggaaatctaatttaaatcACCTGACCTCGGAGGGCGGATCGAATTCCCGGAGACCTGACCCTATCGGGGTGGCCTAGCGTTGAAGACGTCCCACTAAAGCACACCGGTGCAACGAAATTGATCCGGCTGAATGACGTAATCACGTGACCAATCAACGATGGGGCTGAGTGTCCACGTGTCAATCAATGAAATCCCCGCTCATTCTGTGCCTGCACTAGGAGGaggaaatcaattaaaagaAGCGATTTTAATCAAACGGATGTGATACAAGACGATCGAACCTACGGATCTTTAGCCACAAAATGCATCTTTACGGCAATAAAAACCAATACACAGAAGCTACTTTCTTCCTTTtgaaaaacccacaaaataAACTCGCACTGAAAATTCCGAAATCGttcacatttatttttaatggcATTTTACTTTCGTCATCGCCTAACGgcttacaaaattcaaaaccttATGTACATATCGACGAACAGCAACAAAGAAGTGTTTCTATTCCGTTaataagtttctttttttgttttcttcttctctcgtttGAGTTTGTTGTTTCGATTAAATTCATTTAGCACAAAGCATAAGACTTCGATTTCCTTACGGCGTGAGATCAAGTTGCGAACGGTATAGTTTAACTAACAGCGCCTTCTACTGGCGGGTGGTGTGGAGTAGTAAGCCAACACACGAACGCGCGGAAACCTACACCAACGGCAGGGCATTTGGCGGGGAACGAACAAAGCGTAAGGGTCTCCCTAcaaacgcgagcgcgcgcgaaccCAAACCGGCGCCACCAATTCGGGCTTCCATTGGAGTGCATCTGCTGTCGGCGCGCGACGATGGAGGTGAGTGAGCAAGACCTGAACAAGGCCTGAAGCAGGAGTTCcggcgaaacaaacgaacgaaattacATAGTATTATCTAGGTGTGGATAGTAATTATTGCGTACCTGGTGCCCGTTTTCCCTGCTTGTGGCCCTAACCGGCGCTTGTGGCACTCGAAACTTTCGACATGGACGTAGTAAAGTCGCTTCCCGATTCGCTTGGCGCACGTTTACGTAATCCTCTTCCTATGCCGCTGCTTATTTTCAATCGATTTTCACACCCTCACTTCCAGTGCACCGAGCTCGAGGATAAGAAGGTTATCATCAACGCGTGCCGCGAACGGTGGCACGTTGGATCCTATTATTGCACCGTTTTTGTctgctctatctctctctttctctctctcgctccgcATGCTCTACGACACTGATGGCTTTATTTGCGATTGGCTTCCATATTAATTTACATGTTTTTATGCACCCCCGAGGCACCCACCACTACTGTCGGGGTgcagcgctttttttttgttggtttgtaaATGTATAATTcaactttttatttattccttcATTGCTATTCTCCCCCCATCATCCAACGTCGTTCCATTTGGCAGCTCAGTTTTGCGCTCTGTCCTTAGCGCGGGCCCCTATTGCTTTACTTGCTGTCCCGGGTTGGCCGCACCACCCGGggcgtgctgctgttgttgcgcctgctgctgctgctgttgctgctgctgcttttgggACTTTTTCGGTAGCAGCATTCGCAGCGGGTCCTTGTGGTAGCGTGCGAACACCTCGCGCTTGAACACCTCGAAGTATTTGCGATTGACGTTGTTCTGCCGCTCGCGCCACGCCGGTCGGCTTTTCTTGTTCTGCAGACCCCAGTGCACGGTGAACAGCGGCGTCAGCACCTGGAACTGATAGCCGGCCACGAACATTTCGTACACCTGGAAGagggcgagagaaagaaaaggaaaaaacgcaCTGAATGAATTCCGTCGGAGGTCCGGTGATAGTTGGGTTCGGATTTTCTGGCTTGaagtcttctttttttcatagcGCGCTCGTCGATTCGCGATGCGAATGTTTGCGAAACACTTTCGGTGAATATTTCCGAACAACCGCGTCGCGCAAACCAATATGCCCGGCTCCGTTTACGGGTGGCCATTTGTCGCGAGCCGCTTGTGTGACACAACACGCGGAAAGTGAACATAAAACCGCAGTCAAACTAGGGGCCACCATGACCCacggggtgggcttttccgctttcgctCGCAACGCTTCCGGCGCGTGGGGTCACGTATTCGCCATCATGGAGTcgaaggaaagagaaaaaagaaaaagaaccaacTCGATCTAGAACAAAAGCGTGCGAGCCGAACGAGAAGAATAGTGCCATTCCCAGCGCCAGTGTCGTAAAAAAGTAACGGCCAGAAGACAACGCCAACCCATGCCCCGCTGAGAAGGTCCTGCCTGCGAACGCAGGACGAATGGCTTCCGATTCCGTCCACCGTTTCCGAACGGAATCAATAAGCCTGCGTAAAGTGCGGGCTACAGACTAAACAAGACTACCACAAGACTTGACAAGCGTATGCGAAAGCACACCCGAACGAGGCAGCTTCATCGGTCAGGATGCCACCATTTTGGGGGCCCAAACCGTGTGGCGCTTGAAGGGATTAAATTTTTCCAATATTCATCTCATCTGTGAACGAGTTGATGCGGTTGTTCAGACACTTACGGGTCTCCTTCGCGCCACAATGCAACATATCCAGCCCGCCAGAAGTAAACGCGCGTTGTTGTTTACGCttttccacacacgcacacacgcaggatgccccaaaacccaccacaaatCCACCACTATCGTAATGGGACCGAAATTGAATCatataatatttattgccAACCAACAAAACCTTCACACACAGCCGACCGGGCTGTACGGGCTGCGGttatggttttatttcggGGACAGATTTTTATGTCCGCTCGCTGCGTGTCAAATAAAAGGGCAGATCAAAATGCGTCCCTCAAAACGGGGCCTGTTGGCTGGCGCGCGATAGAGAGACTTATGGCTAGCACGGGACGAACGCAGGCAGGATCCATCTCATCACTTAACCGGAAGCGGGTGGACCttcaacgcacacaaacgcacgcacacgcccaTCGAGGGTTGTTTTGTGAAATTTAAGACCACAACCACCCGTCCGTCGGCAAAACTGCAGGCCGACCGTCTGACGGCAGGCGCAACTGTTTCAATATAGTTTTTATCAATTCCAAACACGCGCTAGTTAAATGTCTCCACTCGCCTGGCTGACGGGCCTTTTTCGGGCCAACCACGTGCACGGGGCGTGCGACTGGCGAAATGTCACCAGTTTAATCTTTAAGCCACCGAAAATGGCCAACCGACCGTGCGAGGCTCCCGAAAATGGGATGGATCCTTCGGCCAATGCTCATTTCGCCACGTGAGCGAAGAAGTAAAACGGGGTTAAGCACGCCCGCCCACACACCAAAGTAGATCATCAGTATGCTGCGATACACGGGAAGGTGCATAGTCGGGAGCGagttgtttgcgtttttcgggATGTAACAAGGAAAAGATGGCCCGCTGGTTTATTGGATGGGATCGCAAGgatgggcgttttttttttcgtcttctttttACTGGCGCAACCTCCAGCAGTCAACCTGACGATTCCGGGTGTTATTGGAAAATtatcgagaggaaaaaaggtCCCCTTGGTCGAGTGTTTGAACCGGGCGGCATAATAATtggatttttaaattattcatgtGCGCTGATTGGAAGTCGGGTGCAAAATCAAACGGTCACGGGCTTCGGGATAAAAAGGAGAGTGGGGGTGGAACAAATCTAGTGAAACAAAGCACCGGAAATAGGGGAGGAAATTCGAGAAACGCGTGCTTTTCCCAAGTTCCCAGCCCAAGAAAAGTTTGGGTGGGTTAGAATTGGGGATTTgctgttcaatttttttgttttacacaaCTCTCGTAGATTTTAGTtgataaaatgaaaccaccaccaccagaagcGGCCCGTAAATGAAAGCTGCATCCTGAAGGAAACTTGCACATTCCGTAACCgtcgggtggtttttccgcaaataaatgcaaagcaaacatttcaccAGCGTTCCACGACAACGCCGCGCTTATCGCGCGGCGAGTCAACAACCATTTCCAACGTCACGTAGTGTTTTGCGAATTCGAATTAAAATCCCACCAACGTCAACGCCTACTGTCTGAGCCGGCGGAGATCCCGTCTTGCCATGGCAACGCCGCACGACCGCCGACGGGGGCGCGTTTTTCCGGTTGTGCAGCGCATCAGCGCATGCAGCCAAGTGCATTGCACTCGTCACCCGTCACATTATGACACAACCTGCTTTCACATCTCGGTGCTTTCGCGCGACGAACGGCaggagagtgagagtgaagcaacagaaaaaaaagggctatGATTGAAATACATTTGCATAGTAATGAAAATTATAAACTCACAAAAACCCATCGCCGGGCGCTTTCCCAGACGGGTGGATTATGGTGGAGAAAGTCCGCCCGCCTACCGGTGGCCGGAAGCTGGAAATTTGAAGAAAACGGGCGGGAAAACACGCGCacagaacgaaacaaaaaaaaaaaagaaacgggaCGAATTCCCCCGGCAACGGTCGCGTGCACTCGCGCCAGGTTCGTAATTaaccgaaataaaaacccgGTGCCCGGGAATTGAGcggagatgaaataaaaacacaccgaGTGGCACTTCAGGCCCGAAGCGACCGTAAACTACCCGTACCCGGTGTGCGAGGCAACAAGGCGCGCTGCGTCTGCGACTGACACGGAAGTGCTTCCGGGCTTACAGATTTAGAAAGCGTCCCACTCACGCTTCGCCAGCACCATGTCGGGGGCTAGTTTCACTAACCCACAGGCGTTCTCGCGAAGGGGAAGTTGAATGAAATGCgagcaaaaatcaaccccctcGCAATCCTGAGAGCTGCGTCGATGGGACACCGCGAGGGATGGAATAAAAACCGGCCACGaaacaacgagaaaaagagcaacaagaagaagaagaagaagaagaagaaaaaaaccccagcaccGTGAGCCCGGAAACCATCACATGCCGCATGCAGCTTCATCCGAGCGTGAAACTAATTTCCATAGCCAATTTGCAATCGTCGAGTGCCCGCTCGAAGGCTTCCTGGTGCCAGTGGCACGCCGGAAAACGCACAAGTATGGCGATTTGTCTTGCTCGAGCATCTGCGCGCTGGAAAAGCTGCATGGAGCGGGCATTTTTGGCACCGAGCGAACCGGTTTCGATGGCCGCGAGTGGGAAAAACGGTGGCTTCAAAAAAGAGAACGCTTAATTTCGAGCGGCACTAACGCGAAAGGTTGGGCATTATTGGCGTGCTGCACACTGGCTGGCCGGGTGTTGGGATGATTTATGGGATTGGATTGAAAATTTCCCTCGAATCAATGAACCGCGTTCGCTCGTGAGTTCGGGTTGAGAGACGCACAGATCCAAAGCGGCAAGAAAGATGGTTCGAAGTTGCTTCAGGAGTAGTAAAAAGTGTTGAGCATTCGCCCGATGACCCACCGCGGGGTAGTTTAATTTCTGGTGCGTCTTTGTCGAAGGACTTCCGGTCCTCCTGCGAATCGGATTATGCCGAAAAGGGCGTGTTATTGCAAAGTTGCTGTTTTTCCCGAAACTTTTATCGCTCCTGGAAGCGATCATTCCCGCTGCTTAAGCGAGTACCAGACATTCTCTTATCGAAAAAGCAAAGAATCATAATTAATATTGCTCTTGCTCGTCGCGAATCGGCCCCGGCAGGCGTGAGGTTGATGTTGCGAACTTTAAAACATCCTAATAAAACCCCGGAACGGGGATGAGTACGGCTTATGTTTGGCACGGCTCACTAAGCCCCACGTTCGATCCCACGCGTCACTGACGACCCACAGAAAAGAAGCACCTTTTTAagcgcgggtttttttttctctctcttcttaaTTTAACATCCTAGCATCCCGCAAGCGAACGGTGTTTCGTcgatccatttttcatccgacCGAACGCCGCTTAAGCCTTGCGGCCATTATTTGCGGGAGGACAAAAACTGTGACACTTACCTGGGTGTTGCGCGTGTAACCGTAACCGAGGAACCGCTCGTCGTGCGGTGGCACCGTATCGGGGGCGACATAAAACGGTTCGTAAAGAAACTCGAAGTTCGTCACGTTGTGGGACACCTTCGTTTCGTCGCTCTCGGAGACGTCCGCCTGCCAGCTGAAagcacgaaagaaaacccaaacagTTGGTGTAAAAAATAACGAGAGTGTAATAAACGCACCAGGACGCGGTGCAAGCCGGCCGTCCGGTTCATCGATCATTAACCGATTAAAACTTCCTAAccgctcgtaaaaaaaacacaacaacctTCAAATTGCTCCCGACCAGGTGAGGGTGGCCATTCACGCCGAGAAGCCAACCGGGGATGCGAAATTATTTGCGATCGACGTTATAAAAATCCATTGTTCGAACAGCTCGTTTGGGGTTCTTAAAATCTGAGCTAAGAACACTTGCCACCCTCCCGTATGGCCGTACGCAGGGGCCCCATTACCCCACCGAGGACTTATTGGTTCGCTGGAAAACCCCCTGGCACCAGAAGTATCTTGAAAACCCGTCCTTAACCGATGGGTCCTTGTTGTGGTCCCATGTGCTCTGGGGTGCTCCGGGCGCATTATGGTACGCCACATGAAAATCAGGGCATCTCATCTTTTACGAGCTCTTAAATTAGAGAACTTATTTGTGGGGTGGCCAAAAGCTGCGCCTCGGCGGCCCCAACCGCCACAGGAGATACTCGGTCGGGACAGGGATATACCGAAGCCGAAATGCCACCGACGGGGGCATAAATTATCGTAAAAAGCTTACTTTGAGCAATAACCGTCGAGTTTCGTAAGTTCACCGCCAGTTGTTTGATCGCAAATGGTCACGGCGGTGGCGTCAATGAGATATGAAGATATTATCTTTCCCGATGGGTCGGTTCTGGCCAAGGactcggttcgtcctttttttgggtCTGGTGAGAGCCACCACAGACCTGGTACGGtgggtcttttttttacgGCTTAATTGTTTGATGGCGGACGACGGTTGTTGCGtaaatttttcccaccacccgaTCGGGGTGAAATCGAAAAGTTTTTCGCGGGTCGTCGTGAAACTTTCGCGCGTACGAGTGACGGTTCCGCGAAGGGCTTAGTTTCGCATCATTCGGCGTGATCGAATCCGCCTTTCCGCGGGAGATGGTCGTGTGTTGGCGTAAGGACGACCGAACTAGCGTGCAAAAGCAATACGTTCATTAGTAGTGGAATATTCGAAACCTCTCGTTCCGGAACGTCACTTTATTAACGagaaatattcataaaaaaaaacctatccTGTCCGACAAAAGGATACATAATTTGAAACAGCTCAACCACACGATACTTctcgcgaaaggaaaacgctCAGAAACAAGAGCCTCACAGCCGGATAAGTAAAGTCATTACTCGTTGATCACAATCCCTCCCCCCATTAGAAGCGCCATTTCGATCGGCATCCAATCGAATCGGCTACTGTccagcgaaaggacgaaccgagAAACAACAATCAATTCCATCCGTTCGCGATGGTCGTGATGGTACTGCGCAAACCCGCCGAACCATCCCGGCAATGGCACGTAATAAGCAAAATTAAATCCTTTCCCATCAGCCTTCATCCACCGGACATTCTCCCGATCTCGAGTGATAaattctcgctcgctcacacgTTCGACTCTCACTTTTAGCACGATTGCATCATCAGCTTGTTTTATTGCCATCGCCGGACCCGGACCCGGTTCAGAGCGCTTTCGTTTTATTACGCCCGGTTCAGGCCCGGCATCCGGCCACATTTGCGGACAGTAGCCGTCCCGGGTGGATCGACATCTTCGCTAACGCTAACTGCAGCGCGTCGAGGAGCGCTGCCACCGGGAAGCCAGGCAGGATTAATGATTGCATCAGCGAAGCGATGATAAATAACGCTCCGGTGCAAATGGCCCTCGCAATAATAAATCTTGTGCCTCCTTCACGCACCGCCGATCGTGAAAATCGAAGCGTTAGTGATTGTtacatgaaataaatgaataaacagTCATTCGCACGGCTCCTGCCAGCTAGCATAAAATCCTTCCTTCCCCACCATCAGAACGGGCCACGGGCACTTGTCGGTTGTACGGGAGTGGGTCGTAAAATCAATTTACTTCTCGCGTCGGAGGGCTTTACGAGCCGGCAGCTTTGCTTAACGGGCACTCCATAAATCCCGGGCAACTCCCGCCGCAGGATGGTGGAGCGCATTGTTTCCCACCGCGCTTCAGGACACCAAGGACCACCAGGATTTGagttaaaaaaattaaaatcatacACCATCAATGCCAACCGTAACGAGATGAAGCTGTTTCGGGCGAGCCTTTCAACTCAATCTTCTCGACGTGTGGCTCGTTTTGCTGGCAGCTTTGGCACGGTTCCAAGATGTCCTTGAAGGTACCTCCTTTAATCTGAACCCCAAAGAACCTTGAACAACGAGCTACGTGACACTTACCGAGAAAAGTTGGTCGCGAACTGATTGTAGATAAACACCTTGTGGTGGAACGGCCTCGCGAGGCCCTTATTCGCGAGCCGGATCAGGTCAGTCTTGTTGCGCGGAAAACGCACCCGCTCGTCGAGCTCATACGTCGGCACGACGAACGCGGTCAGATGGTGCGGTTTCTGCCGCCGCAGGAACTTATCCAGCTGCTCCGCGAAGCTAACGCTCGGCACGATATCAACGTCCGTGAGAAAAACGTACCCACCCTGGCAGCCTTTTCTCGCCACATTCCGCAGGTGGTTCTGCGGGTACGGGTTCTTGATGCGCCACTTGGCCGTGTCCGGTTTGCGCAGCTTCAGCAGATCGTTGAGCGTCGCTTCCGGTTTGGCGCAATCGAACCGCGTAAAGTCGCCCACGTGCACGCTTTTCAGGTGCGTTGGGGCGCGCTCACGTGGCAACACCAGGTGAAAGCTGACGCGTTCGCGGATCGGCCGAAAACAGGCCCGCAGGTATGACAGATACAGCTGCAAAAGGTACAACTCATCGTTCCCGGCGGCGAAGATGGCAGTCGAGATCGGACCGGACCAGTGGTGGGCCACCTGCACGAGTGAGTAGATCTTTTCGAGCGAGCTTTGGGTCGCGAGGCACACGCTGTATCGCCCGGAAAGCTCCGGAAAGTGCTCACCAACGACGGCAAAATCGAAGATCTTGTACAACCGGCGTGTGTCCCAGCGACCGAGCCGCAGATCGAGCCCGGAAAAGACCGCTTTATCCGTGCTGTTCGCGAGGCTTTCGGCCAGCACGTACTCGAGGCAGGTGGCTGGTGTCAGGATGGGCGCCCGAGGTACCATCGAGACGCCATCTTCGACACTCGCGTACTGATTGCAGTCGCCGCTGTGCAGCAACCGCACCGTCAGGAACACGTTGGACAGCGTCAGCGCCAGCACGCTCGCAATACTGAGGTTCCAGAGCCGGCATGTCTGTGATGGAATGGAGAGAGCCatgatgagaagaaaaaagagagagagagagaaagagtgagtgagaaagaggcCCATCGATCATTCGTTTAAATCGTTTGAAGAAACctgaaaaaaatggcaccaaattAAGCCCCGGTGTCGAGAGATTATAGAACACCTGCAAGGATGAGCCACTAGGTAAACGGCTCTCTCGGCTGGAAGGGATACCGGGACCGGTCTTCACCCCACCACCccatccgatccgatcggtTCCACCCTCCGAGGCCTTCGTAATCTTATTTTCGATTATTTCCACCTTCAAATAATCATCCATCGAATGATTGCTTTTCCGTGCCGGGAGAGCAAATTGAGACACCGGAACAACCCGGGAACAActgttgcataatttatgtgaGCTCATCCCAGGATTTTTATCCCTTCGgcccaccaccaacaccagccgGTGGAACTGGCGTCCATGAAGTAACGACTAATCAAAATGCAAAGCAGCGTCACCGGGCGCCGGTTTACTCTACTTCGTAGCGGCCACTTCGATgaggggaaaacaaaaggagAGGGGGTGACAAAGgacaaaaaacgagaaaacacacccaaacccGGCGGGGTGAGAGCAGGCTAAAGTGAAAGTTTCGGGGCAGGTGAGCAAGTCATGGCCCGAGGCTGATCATCGCTGGGATTATTCAAACGTCGGCTGTCGCATTCGCTGAATAATTCAGCATGCCTCAGACTTTGCCTAGGTGGAAGGTCCATCCGGTAAAGGGATGTGGGCCGCGCTTTCAGTTTCCAAACCGCGTGCCAAACCGTGCCGTGCGCGCGGGAAAAGAATTATGAAACGCGATTAGTCATTCCTGCATTATTTAATTTCGCAAACGGGGCCCCACCCTGGGTCGGCCGTAGGCCCGCATTTATCAATCAGGATTATCGAGCAGGTAATTCGCGGTGCCCTCTTGGGAAATGAGGCGCTGTGAAGCGGCTGACAAGCGGTGGACATATTAATcagagggtggtggtggtgcttg
This window harbors:
- the LOC128728230 gene encoding beta-1,4-glucuronyltransferase 1; protein product: MALSIPSQTCRLWNLSIASVLALTLSNVFLTVRLLHSGDCNQYASVEDGVSMVPRAPILTPATCLEYVLAESLANSTDKAVFSGLDLRLGRWDTRRLYKIFDFAVVGEHFPELSGRYSVCLATQSSLEKIYSLVQVAHHWSGPISTAIFAAGNDELYLLQLYLSYLRACFRPIRERVSFHLVLPRERAPTHLKSVHVGDFTRFDCAKPEATLNDLLKLRKPDTAKWRIKNPYPQNHLRNVARKGCQGGYVFLTDVDIVPSVSFAEQLDKFLRRQKPHHLTAFVVPTYELDERVRFPRNKTDLIRLANKGLARPFHHKVFIYNQFATNFSRWQADVSESDETKVSHNVTNFEFLYEPFYVAPDTVPPHDERFLGYGYTRNTQVYEMFVAGYQFQVLTPLFTVHWGLQNKKSRPAWRERQNNVNRKYFEVFKREVFARYHKDPLRMLLPKKSQKQQQQQQQQQAQQQQHAPGGAANPGQQVKQ